In Bogoriella caseilytica, the genomic window TGCTTGTCCAGGATCGCCTTGCGCACGGTGGCGTTACGGCCGACCTCGACACCGTCGAAGAGCACGGACTCGTGGACGGTGGACCAGGAGTTCACGCGGCAGAAGGGTGAGACAACCGAATGGTTCACCTCACCGCCGGAGACGATCACCCCCGGGGAGATCAGTGAATCGAGGGCGTGACCGAGGCGGCGTTCTTCGGAGTGCACGAACTTGGCCGGCGCGAGGCCGGTGTAGCCCGTGTGCAGCGGCCAGAGGTCGTTGTAGAGGTTGAAGACCGGATTGACGGAGATGAGATCGAGGGTGGCGTCGTAGTAGGCGTCCACCGTGCCGACGTCGCGCCAGTAGTTGCGGTCACGGTCGGTGGAGCCGGGGACGTCGTTGAAGGTGAAGTCGTACAGGCCGGCGAGCCCGGCCTCCACGAAACGCGGGACGATCGAGCCGCCCATGTCGTGGCTGGAGGAGGAGTCGGCGGCGTCATTGGTGACCGCGTCGACCAGCGCTGCGGTGTCGAAGACGTAGTTGCCCATCGAGGCGAGCACCTCGTGGGGCGAGTCAGGGATGCCCACGGCATCCGTGGGCTTCTCCAGGAACTCACCGATGCGCTGCGGGTCGTGCTTGTCCGGCTGGATGACGCCGAACTGGTCGGCCTCCTCCAGTGGCTGGCGGATCCCCGCGACGGTCAGAGGCAACCCCGAGTCCATGTGCTGCTGCACCATCTGGGAGAAGTCCATGCGGTAGATGTTGTCGGCACCCACGATCACCACGACGTCGGGGCGCTCGTCGTCGATCAGGTTGAGCGACTGGTAGATCGCGTCAGCCGAACCCAGGAACCAGTTCTTGCCGCGCCGCTGCTGGGCCGGTACCGGGGTGACGTAGTTGCCCAGCAGGGTGGACATGCGCCAGGTGGTGGAGATGTGGCGGTTCAGGCTGTGGGACTTGTACTGCGTGAGCGCCACGATCCGCAGATACCCGGAGTTCACGATGTTGGACAGGGCAAAGTCGATGAGCCGGTAGATGCCACCGAAGGTGACGGCGGGCTTGGCGCGGTCCATCGTCAAGGGCATCAGCCGCTTGCCTTCTCCGCCGGCTAAGACGATCGCGAGTACTCGTGGTGCTGCCATGCGCACACTCTATTACCTGGATCACACGGAAGGCTCGCCGAGGGCGAGTGGGCCTGGCATGCTGAGGCCCATGAGGGTGGAAATGCTGTCGCGGGAGTACCCGCCACACATCTACGGCGGAGCCGGCGTCCATGTGTCCGAACTCGCGAGGGTGCTCCACGGCCTTCCTGGAGTCGACGTCCATGTCCGGGCCTTCGACGGGCCGCGCGGTGACCTGCCGGAGGGCGAGGTGCCAGTGAGCGGATACGCCGCACCGCCGGAGCTGGCCTCGGCGAACGCCGCGCTGCGCACGCTCGGTGTCGATCTCGCGATAGCCGCAGACGTGGCCGAGCTGGGCAGCGACGACCTCCTCATCCACTCCCACACCTGGTATGCCAACCTCGCGGGGCACCTCAGCGCTCAGCTCACCGGAGCTCCCCACGTGCTCACCGCACACTCCCTCGAACCGTTGCGGCCCTGGAAGGCCGAGCAACTCGGCGGCGGCTACCGAGTCTCCAGCTGGGCTGAGGCCACGTCCTACGCTCACGCCGACGGCATCATCGCCGTCTCCGCTGGGATGCGCGCGGATATTCTGCGGTCCTACGACCTCGACCCGGCGCGCGTGCACGTGGTCCACAACGGCATCGACCTCGACGGGTGGCGGGCGCCTCGCGAGGACGAGCGCGAGGCGTCCGCCGCGACCGTGCAGCGCCTCGACATCGCCCCGGACCGGCCGACCGTGGTCTTCGTCGGGCGGATCACGCGTCAGAAGGGCCTACCGCACCTCCTGCGCGCTGCTCGGCTCCTGCCAGACGATGTGCAGCTCGTGTTGTGCGCGGGCGCCCCGGACACCCCGGAGATCGCCCAGGAAGTCACCGGGCTGGTTGAGGAGCTCCGCCAGGTGCGCACGGCACCGGTGCTGTGGATCGACGAGATGCTGCCACGGCACGAACTCGTTGCGGTGCTGGACGCCGCCACCGTGTTCGTGTGCCCCTCGGTCTACGAGCCGTTGGGCATCGTGAACCTCGAGGCGATGGCGGTGGGCCTGCCCGTGGTGGGCACGGCCACCGGAGGCATTCCCGAGGTGGTCGAGGACGGCGTCACTGGGTTGCTGGTGCCGATCGAGCAGCACACCGATGGCACCGGTACCCCGACGGACCCGGATCGTTTCGAAGCCGACCTCGCTCAGGCGCTGACCGAGGTTGTCGCCGACACCGCCACTGCCGAACAAATGGGTCGGGCGTCGCGCCGCCGGGTGGAGGACCACTTCTCGTGGCAAGCAGTCGCAGAGCGCACGCTGGAGGTCTACCGCGCGGTCCTGGGCTAGTTCGCGCGGGTCCGGTTAGACGCGGTGCGCGCTGGCGGCAGCCAGTGCGTGGCGGGCTTGGCGGGCGATCTCCCCGAGCGCTCCCGCCCGGGTGTCGATGCTCACGGCCGTCACGGCAGCACCCGTGTCGCTCTGGGCGAGTTCGACGATCCCGAGGAGCCGGGCCGAGCGTTCAAGCAGATCGAGGGTCCGGGTGTCCAGATCCGGTGGCATCAGTTGCGCATCGAGGTGCGCCAGGGACAGGTCGAGGACATCGTCCGCGAGGTCGGGCCGCTCACGGGCCACATCGAGAGCCTCGAGAATCTCCACCGCGTCGGTGAGAGCACGCGTGATCTCACGACGAGCATGAGCAACAGATTCGATGCCCCCGAGGATCCGGCTCGCGCTGGCGGGCTCCGCATGGAGGCGGTGGAATCGCCAGTGCACAATCTCCCCGCTCTCCAGCGCACTGCCGAAGACCTCGATATGGGGTATGGCCACCCGGGCTTCGGCACCTGCTGCGCCGAGAACCACGACGCCCTCCCCGGCCTCGAGGAGGTCCGCGGAGCAGGTCGCGGGCGAGCCCATCAGGTCTCCCGGTCGGGGGAGTACCGCCGCCACCTGCTGAGCCGGGGCAAGCGCGTGCAGCATTGTGGCAAGAGCCTGGGTGCTGTCGGAGGTCTCCGGGAACTCGCTTCCATGGCTGTGATGGACTCGTGGCGGATGCTCGCCCGCGCGGATGCTCTCGGCAGCGCGGCGCGCGGAGACCTCGTCCCGCACGGTGGGAAGCCAGAGGGCCACGAGCACGGAGAGGGGTAGCTCCAGAGAGGGTGTGCCGGCGGACATGACGCCAGCCTAGGTGTACCCGGTCATGAGGTTGGTAGCAGCGTGGTGGTTTGAACGATGGAGAACCTCCGGGTGGGATGTGGCTTGTCGAAGGCCCACTCCAACCCAGAGGTTCTCGTGTCCCACCGTAGTGCCCGTCTCACCGTCCACGGCCGCCTGCTGATCGTCCAGCGCTACCAGGCCGGCTGGAAGCAAGCCCACATCGCCGCCGCCATGGGCGTCTCACGCAAATGCGTCAAGACCTGGATCGACCGGTACGCCACCGAGGGCGAGCCAGGGCTTCAGACCCGCTCCTCGCGGCCGCACACGATGCCGACCAAGACGCCGCAAGAGGTCGAGCAGACGGTGCTCACCGCTCGGGCCGAGCATCGCCAGGGCCCTGACGTGCTGAGCCCCAAAGTCGGCGTCGCGCCACGGACGGTGTCACGCATCCTGCGCCGCCACCGCGTGCCCTACCTGCGTGAGTGCGACCCCATGACCGGCGAGGTGATCCGCTCCTCGAAACACACCGCAACCCGCTACGAGCGCCAGCGCCCCGGCGAGCTGGTCCACATGGACGTCAAGAAGCTCGGCAGGATCCCCGACGGCGGCGGCTGGCGCGCCAACGGCCGCGCCGCGACCCAGGCGGCGAAGATGAGACGCGGCAAGATCGGCTACGACTACGTCCACTCACTGGTGGACGATCACTCCCGGCTGGCCTACTGCGAGATCCTGCCCGACGAGAAGGGCGCCACCTGCGCCGGATTCCTCAGACGGGCTGCGGCCTACTTCGCCGCAAAGGGCATCACCAGGATCGAGCGCGTCATGACGGACAACGCGTTCGCCTACCGGCACTCCAACGACGTCAAGCAGGCCTGCGCCGAGCTAGGAGCCACGCAGAAGTTCATCAAGCCTCACTGCCCCTGGCAGAACGGGAAGGTAGAACGACTCAACCGCACCCTCGCCACCGAGTGGGCCTACCGGCAGAACTTCACCACCAGCACCTCCCGATCCGCCGCCCTTGCACCCTGGCTCGAGCACTACAACACTGAACGCCGCCATAGCTCACTCGGAGGCAAGCCCCCGATCAGCCGCCTGTCACCAACGTGATGACCGGGTACACCTAGGAGGCGGACGGGGTTGTGTGCGCCCGCCGTCATGGGGTGGGCCGCCGGACGATAGAGTCGAGGCATGGGTGAAGTGCTCGAGTTCGATGACGTCTTCGTCCGCCGCGGCGGAACCACCATCCTCGACCACGTGGACTGGTCGGTGGACGACGGTGAACGCTGGGTGATCTTGGGCCCGAACGGTGCCGGGAAGACCACAGTGGTCCAGCTGGCTGCCGGTCGCATGCACCCCACCTCCGGCACCGTGACGGTGGTCGGTGAACAGCTCGGTCGCACCGACCTCGCAGACCTGCGCACGCTCGTGGGCCTCACCTCGGCCGCCTTGGCGGATCGTCTCCCGCCGGGCGAACGGGCTCTCGACATCGTGTTGACCGCGTCCTACGGCCAGACCGGCCGGTGGCGCGAGGAGTACGACAGCGAGGACATCGAGCGGGCCGAGGCACTGCTGCACGCCTTCGGCGTCGCCCACCTCGCACAGCGCACCTATGGCACCTTGTCCTCCGGTGAACGCCAGCGCGTTCAGGTGGCGCGCGCACTCATGCCCGATCCGGAACTGCTCCTGCTCGACGAACCTGCCGCCGGACTGGATCTCGGTGGCCGCGAAGAACTGATGGCCGCCTTGAGCGAGTTGGCCGGCGACGCCCGCTCTCCGGTGAGCGTCATGGTGACGCACCATGTGGAGGAGATCCCTCCCGGCTTTACGCACGGCCTGCTCTTGCGCGATGGTGAAGTGGTCACGGCCGGTGAGCTCGGTGACGTGCTCACCCCGCAACATCTCTCGAACGCCTTCGGGCTGGAGCTCGAGGTCGAGCGGCATCGTGGTCGCTACACGGCTCGCGCTGCTGTGCGCTGAGCGCTATCCGGCCGGGTTAAGCTGCCCTGAGAGACAGATCACTGAGAGGGGGACGGGTCCATGGGTTGGTTGTGGTGGATCGGCGCCGCGCTGATCTTCGGCGTCATCGAGATGCTGACGCTGTCCTACGTCTTCTTCATGCTCGCGATCGGGGCCCTGGCCGGTGCCCTGCTGGCGGCCTTCGACGCCCCGCTCTGGGCGCAGTTCGCCACGGTGGCACTGGTGTCGATGCTGCTGCTCTGGGGTGCGCGCCCCTACGTCAAGGGCTGGGTGGAGCGGACCGTGCCGCGCACCAACACCAATGTGGACGCCCTGGCCGGCCGCCAGGCCATCGTGGAGGCAGAGGTCACCGGAATCGATGGCCGGGTCAAGCTCGCCGGCGAGATCTGGTCGGCGCGCATGGAAGAGCCCGGGCCGCCGCTTGCCCCGGGCAGCACCGTGGTGGTGGCCGCCATTGATGGTGCCACTGCCATCGTCAAGCCCTTGCCCGCCTCACCGAACGATCCCCAGAACCCGTACCCCACCTACTGATCACCTCGCCGCGCACCGTCGTGGCTCCGGGGTGGTCCAACCAAGAAGCGAGGACCTATGAACGGAATCGGAGGGCCGGTTCTTACGATCGTCGCCATCCTGCTTGTCATCTTTGCGGCGGTCACGATCTGGCGCGCTGTGCGGATCGTCCCGCAGACCGTGGCACTGATCGTGGAACGTCTCGGCCGCTACCAGACCACTTTCCACGCCGGCCTGCACGTCCTGATTCCTTTCGTGGACAAGGTGCGCGCCGGCGTCGACCTGCGTGAGCAGGTCGTCTCCTTCCCACCGCAGCCGGTGATCACCTCGGACAACCTGGTGGTGAGCATCGACACGGTGCTGTACTTCCAGGTCACCGACCCCAAGGCCGCGACGTACGAGATCGCCAACTACATCACCGGTATCGAACAGCTCACGGTGACCACGCTGCGTAACGTCATCGGCTCGATGGACCTCGAGCAGACCCTGACCAGCCGTGACCAGATCAACGGTCAGCTCCGTGGCGTGCTCGATGAGGCCACCGGCCGCTGGGGCATCCGCGTGAACCGCGTGGAGCTGAAGTCCATCGACCCGCCGCAGAGCATCCAGGGCTCGATGGAGCAGCAGATGCGCGCCGAGCGCGACCGGCGTGCTGCGATCCTCACCGCCGAAGGTGTCAAGCAGTCCCAGATCCTCACGGCTGAGGGTGAGAAGCAGGCCGCGATCCTGACCGCCGAAGGTGAGGCGCAGGCGGCCATTCTGCGTGCCCAGGGTGAGTCCCGGGCCATCCTGCAGGTCTTCGACGCCATTCACCGCGGCAAGCCCGACCCGCGTCTGCTCGCGTACCAATACCTGCAGAAGCTTCCTGAGATCGCCAATGGTGAATCCTCGAAGATGTGGATCGTGCCCACCGAGTTCACCGCAGCCCTGAACGGCATCACCCAGGGCTTCGGCGGGGGCTCCTCGAACAGTTCCTTCGGGGATTCCGGTGACTCCGGGGGGGACTACGAGCACCCCAATGTGGAGTTCGGCGAGCACGAGAGCCCGGCGATGGCCACCGCGCTGGCCGAGGCCACACTGGAGGACCCCGACGCGGCGCTCAAGCGAGCCCAGGGCGAGGCGCAAGATGCTGCCGACGTCGCGGAGAAGGCCAGTGACCGGACCAGTTCCTCGCGCGTGAAGAAGCGCGAGGCCGGCGGCGCCGCACCGCAGGCGGAGTCTGCCGTGCCGCCCGTGCCGGAGGCCGAGGACGCCACGCGCTTCGGTCCCCCGGCCGGGGAGCAGCAGGGCGACGGTGGCGAGCCCGGGCAGCCGCCTCAGTGAGCCTGAACTCAACCAGCGACCATGGCCGGTTCCCGCAGGGGAGCCGGCCATGATCGTGTCGGTGACCGATGCCCGGGCCGAGGAGCTGGCCGATTACACCCGTCTGACCGATGTCCGCTTGCGCACGCGGCTCGAGCCGGAGCAGGGCCTGTACATGGCCGAGTCGACGCAGGTGATCATGCGCGCCATCGCCGCCGGTCACCGCCCACGCTCCTTCCTCATGGCGCCGCGCTGGCTCCCGGTCATGGAGCCGGCGATCGCAGCCTCGTGCGGGAGCGCCGACGGGGGAGCAACGCCGGTCTACGTGGCGGAGGAGCCGGTACTCGAGGCCATCACCGGCTTCCACCTGCACCGCGGGGCGCTGGCGGCCATGCACCGGCCGCATCTGGCGCCGATGTCCAAGATCCTGGGTGCCGCGCGCGGGGGAGCCGGCGCACGCCGCGTCGCGGTGCTGGAGGACATCGTGGATCACACGAACGTCGGGGCCGTCTTCCGATCCGCAGCCGCTCTGGGTGTGGATGCCGTGCTGGTCTCGCCGAGCTGCGCCGACCCGCTCTACCGGCGCGCGGTGCGGGTCTCGATGGGCACGGTCTTCCAGGTGCCGTGGACCCGCGTGCCCGAGTGGCCCGCAGGTGTGAGCGCCCTGCAGGGTCTGGGTTTCACTGTCGCGGCTCTGGCGCTACGGGAGGACGCCGTCGATCTCGACGCGTTCGCGCAGAGCGTGGCCGGGCCAGGCTCGCGTGTGGCACTGGTGCTCGGAACAGAGGGCGACGGCCTCAAGCGGGGCACGGTCGACGCTGCGGACATCGCCGTGCGGATCCCGATGTCCGGCGAGGTCGATTCGCTCAACGTCGCCGCCGCGAGCGCCGTCGCCTTCTGGGCCACCCGGGTGACAGGTCAGACGCCACCGGCGTAGTCGTGCTGGCGCCAGGCCTCGTAGGTGGCCAGTGCTGCCGAGTTCGCGAGGTTGAGCGAGCGCACTCCCGGGCGCATGGGGATGCGCAGTCGTTGTGTGATGCGCGGATGGCTCATGACGTGCTCGGGTAGACCGTCGGGCTCCGGACCGAAGAGCAGGGCGTCACCCGGTTCGTAGCTGATCTCGGTGAAGAAGGTCGAGGCATGCCCGGTGAAGGCGAAGACTCGGCCCGGCAGCGCTTCGAGCGCGGTATCCAGATCGGGATGGATCTCGACGTGGGCGAGGTCGTGATAGTCCAGGCCGGCACGGCGCAAGTGCGCATCGGTCATCTGGAAACCCAGCGGTTCGACCAGATGCAAGCTGGTCCCGGTGCAGGCGGTGGTCCGGATGGTGTTGCCGGTGTTCGGCGGGATGCGTGGCTCGTAGAAGACGACGTGGAACACGTCGCCCATCATCGCAGGTTGCCGACCCGGACTACCCGCGCCTCAGCCACCCACCGGCGATCAGTCCTCGCGGTCTCCGTGGGGCAGGCACGGCGTATTGACCAGCACTCCGCCCACCCCGGCTCCGCGGTTCATCCGCACCGCCACCTGCCAGGCCTGGTCCCCGAAGACGCCGACCAGGAGCGGAGTGTCGGTCTCGGCGCCCGTCACCTGCAGCCCCTGCGTCCCGCGCTCTGCGAGGTACTCCTGAGCGTCGGTGAGGACGCGTTCTGCGTCCTCGGCTGCGAAACTGACGCGCTGGGAGACCTGTGCGGTCTCCTCGCGCGGTCCGTCATCCACGAGGCACGGGGAGTAGATGGGGTCGTTCTCCTGGACGAGCTCGGCCGGGACGGCGCCGATGAGGTCCGTGATGAGATCGTTCGCCTCGGCCACCGCCTCGTCGAGGGTGGCGGCGCCGGTGGGCAGGTCACCGCTCTGACAGGCGCCCAGCACAGTGATGGTGGCGAGGGCGAGGACCCACTGCTGCTGTCTGCGCATCGTGATCACTCTATCGGTGCCTCAGCGCCGTCCGGTGACCAGGTCCTCCTGGCCCGAGACGATGTACGCGAGGTTCTGCACCGAGACGGCGTCCGTGTAGTAGGTGCTGTGTGAACCGGGGCTCCAGCCCCAGCCGGAACCGTAGTCGTAGCTCTCGCCCCCGAATCGGGGAGCCTCCGGCTGGGTGCCGTGGACACCCACGGACACCTGGATGGGATCCTGCGGATGCCGGATGCCCCAGACAGTCGCGGCGCCCGGGAGATCACCGGGGCCGGTGACGCCGCCGCCGAAGCCCGGACAACCCAGGCAGATGAGGTTGGCGGCCTCGAGCCCGTGATTCACCACGTCATGGCCGACCGCCACGCCGCCGTAGGAGTGGCCGAGGATGTGCAGATCGGGGGAGTTCCCGCTCGGTAGGGCGTCGACGACGGCGGCGAGATCACTGGTCTCGGCGTGCGAGCCGCTGACGGCGTTCACCAGGCCTCGCGGGGGGTCGTAACAGACGCAGGAGATCACGGCCGTATTGTCGACGCCGATGTCGCTCAAGCTGTTGTACAGCGCGTTGCCGTGGCCACGGGTGTAGCCGTCGATGTATTCGCCCATGCCATCACCCATCAGAGTGCCAGGAATCGTGACGGCCACGTGCTCGGCGGTGTCCAGATTCCCGCCGGTCAGCTCGGCGGCCCGGATGGATTGGTTCTCGAGGTCCACCTCAAAATGGACGAAGTTGCGGTCGGTGCCCAGCCAGCCGGCGAAGTTGCCGGCGATCTCCTGGGCGAAGCGGCCCTCCTCGGCGCGGGCGACCGCGCGATCGAACTGCTCCGGTGTGGGCTCGGCGTTGAAGTGGATGCTGCCGTCGCGTAGATCCGCCAGCAGTGACCCGTCCGGCGCCTCGGCGATGAGTCTCTCGAGTTCCTGGCGGCGCTGGGCCTGGCCGGGATCGCTCATGACCGTGGCCCACTCCTCCCAGATGCCGTAATCGTCCGCCGAGGCGCGCACCTGTGGCGCGGCCTCGGCGATCAGCAGTTGAGCCGCGCCGACGCGCTCGTCCTGGGACACACTGTTGTCGAGCTGAGTCCGGCGGGCCGCCTCGAGCAGTGCCTCCCGCTCATGCGCGGGCAACCGCTCCAGGTAGTCGGCGAGTTCCTCGCCGTCCATGTCCGCGATCTCGGCGAGACGCTCCTGAGGCGTGGGCTCGGTCCCGCTGCCAGCGGGCTCGGCGGCGGGCCCGCTGTCGGAGACGGCCTCCTCTCCTTCGCTGCCCGAGCATTCGCCTTGCGTGACTCGACAGATCGCGGCGTCGATGCCCGAGGCGATCGAGCTTCCCCACGGCGACGCCGCGGCGACCACCACGGCGAGCAGGATCGCGGCGACGACCACGATGCCCATGGTCTCGATGCCGGCGGCGCCGCGCTCGGACCGCAACGCGGCCGTGCGAGCACCATGCGGTGCGATGGCGTGTTGCTGGCGTCCCACGTGATCCCCCCAGAGTGCGGTCCTCCCGGCCATGATGCCGTGGGACGCTTCGGACCACCAGGGCCGCTGGGCCCACGCCGGTGCGCCCGTGGGCCCAGGGGAGCGGGAGCTGAGGCCGCCGATTATGCTCGAGGTCATGGACACTGTTCGCCTCGGCCAGTCCGGCCTCGCCGTCTCGACCGTCGGACTCGGGTGCAACAACCTGGGCCGGCCCGGAACCGCCACCGAGTCCGCCGAGGGAGCGGCCGCCGTCGTGCACGCCGCGATCGAGGCGGGCATCACCCTCTTCGATGTCGCGGACGTCTACGGCGGCCGGCCCGGTCTGAGCGAGGAACTGCTCGGCCGAGCCCTGGCCGGTCGCCGGGACGAGGTGGTGCTGGCCACCAAGTTCGGGATGGACATGAAGGGCGCGAACGGCGAGGACTTTGCCGCGCGCGGTTCGCGGCGGTACATCGTCAAGGCGGCCGAGGCCTCGCTGCGGCGGCTCGGTACCGAGTACATCGATCTCTATCAGATTCATCGGCCCGATTCGCTCACCCCGATTGAGGAGACGCTGTCAGCCCTGGATGACCTGGTCCGCTCCGGGAAAGTGCGCTACGTGGGCCACTCGAACTTTGCCGGCTGGCAGATCGCCGAGGCTGCGCACACCGCGGCTGAGACCGGAGCCACGCCCTTCATCTCGGCACAGAACCACTACAGCCTGGCCGAACGCCGCGTGGAGGAGGAGGTTGTTCCAGCTTGTGAGCGCTACGGGCTGGGGCTGCTGCCCTTCTTCCCGCTCGCGAACGGTCTGCTGACCGGGAAGTACTCCCACGGCACGGCGCCAGAAGGCTCGCGGCTCACTCGCAGCCGGACGGAGATGCTGGAGAACGAGGACCTGATGACCCGACTTCGTGACTTCGGTGATTTCGCCCATCAGCGCGACCTGACGGAGGTCGAGGTCGCCTTCTCCTGGCTCGCCTCCCGCCCGGAGGTGGCCTCGGTGATCGCCGGTGCCACGAGCCCGGAGCAGGTGCGCCAGAATGCCGCGGCTGTCTCCTGGACACCCACGGCCGAGGACGAAGCCGCCCTGGACGAGATCTTCGCACCGCGGACCTCATCGCTGTGACGCGTGGCGCGGTGGCGGCGGCGAGGAGGCCGCGTAGCGTGAGGGTGTCGGTCATCCGATCCGGAAAGGACAGCCAGTGAGCCTCGAACGACCCGAAGCCCAGCATCCCTACGACAAGCTTCCCGCCCTGCCGGGGTTCTCGCTCAGCTCGGCGGACTTCACGGAGGGCGATGCCCTGCCGGTGGAACTGTCGCAGGACGGTGAGAACCGCTCGCCGCAGCTCTCCTGGTCGGGTTTCCCGGCCGAGACCAAGGGCTTCGTGCTCTCGTGTTTCGACCCGGACGCACCCACGCCCTCGGGGTTCTGGCACTGGACGGTGGTCGACCTCTCGGCGGATGTCACCTCATTGGAGGCCGGCGAGGGCGAGTCCGATCTGATGTTGCCCGGTGCGGCCTTCCATCTGCGCAATGACGGCGGCGCCCACTCCTACGTCGGCTCCGCGCCCCCGCAGGGCGACCGAGCCCACCGCTACGTGTTCGCCGTTCACGCTCTGGACACAGAGACCTTGGAACTCTCGGAGGATGACACGCCCGCGAAGGCGCACTTCCTGTGCGCCTTCCACTCCATTGCGCGCGCCACGCTGACCGGCACCTTCCAGCGCTGAACGTACAGCGGCGAACACACCACAGGCCGTCCTCCCGCGAGGAGGGCGGCCTGTGGTGGTCTTGGCACCGCGCGGAACGGGCCCGCAGGGTGAGGGAGATCGGGTGATCTAGTCCTCGGTGGGACGTTCCTCGGCGTGCAGCCGTTCGGTCTCGTCGTGAATGTCGGTGGCGACCTTCTGCAGGGCCTCGGAGTGCCGGCGCGCGTGGTGTGCGCAGAAGAGCAACTCGCCGGCCTCGAGCTGGACCCGCACGTATGCCTGCGCGCCGCACGCATCGCAACGGTCCTGGGCGGTCATGGTGGGGGCTTCAGTCGCTGTGGTCACGGGCCCCATACAACCACCCCGGCCCCGCGCCCCGCTTGCGCAAGCCCGGCGGTTCGCTCCCGGCGTAGCGCCTGGCCGGCGCCTACCATCGCTACGTGTCAGTACCCACCACGCGCGCAGACAGCTACACCGCCCGCCATCTCTCGGTTCTCGAAGGCCTGGAGGCGGTCCGCAAGCGGCCCGGAATGTACATCGGCTCCACCGATTCCCGCGGACTCATGCACTGCCTGTGGGAGATCATCGACAACGCCGTCGACGAGGCGCTGGAAGGGCACGCCCAGGAGGTGCGGATCATCCTGCACCCGGACGGGTCGGTGGAAGTGCGCGATGACGGTCGAGGCATCCCGGTGGACACGGTTGAGTCCGTGGGCCTCTCGGGTGTCGAGGTGGTCTTCACCAAGCTGCATGCCGGTGGCAAGTTCGGCGGTGGCTCCTACGCGGCCTCCGGCGGTCTGCACGGCGTGGGTGCCTCCGTGGTGAACGCGCTCTCAGCACGGCTTGATGTCGAGGTCGATCGCGGCGGGAAGACCCATCGCATGACCTTCCGGCGGGGCGAACCGGGAGAGTTCAGCGACGCCGGCACGGCCGGCCCATCGCCCGAGAACGACTTCGCCCCCTTCACCTCCCGGTCCGAGCTTGCCGTCGTGGGCAAGGTGCCCAGGAAGCGCACCGGCACCCGGGTGCGCTACTGGGCGGATCGCCAGATCTTCCCGGCCACTGCGGCTTTCGGCTATGACGAACTGATCCAGCGCACGCGGCAGACCAGTTTCCTCGTCCCGGGCCTGACGCTCGTGGTCCGCGACGAGCGTGGCCTGGCCGGCACCCCAGGAGCCGAGGGGCCCGTCGAAGAGGTCTTCCGGCACGACGGCGGCGTGGTCGACTTCGCCGAGCACCTCGCCACGGACGGAGCCGTCTCGGATGTCTGGCACCTCACCGGCTCCGGCACCTTCACCGAGACCGTTCAGCGCCTCGACGCACGTGGCCACCTCGCCCCCGAGGAGGTCGAGCGCACCTGTGAGGTGGAGGTCGCCCTGCGATGGGGGATCGGTTACGACACCACCCTGCGCAGCTTCGTGAACATCATCGCCACCCCCAAGGGAGGCACCCACGAGACCGGTTTCGAACAGGGACTGCTGCGCACCCTGCGCAAGCAGATCGAGACCAACGCCCGGCGGCTGAAGGTCAGTGCCAAGGATCCCAAGATCGAGAAGGACGACGTCCTGGCCGGGATGACCGCTGTGGTGACCGTGCGCCTGCCCGAACCGCAGTTCGAGGGTCAGACCAAGGAGGTGCTGGGCACCGCCCCGGTCCGCGCCATCGTGGCCAAGGTGGTCTCCGACGGCCTGACCGAGCGCCTCACCTCGCCCAAGCGTGACGCCAAGACGCAGGCCACCGCCGTGATGGAGAAGGTCGT contains:
- a CDS encoding ABC transporter ATP-binding protein, producing MGEVLEFDDVFVRRGGTTILDHVDWSVDDGERWVILGPNGAGKTTVVQLAAGRMHPTSGTVTVVGEQLGRTDLADLRTLVGLTSAALADRLPPGERALDIVLTASYGQTGRWREEYDSEDIERAEALLHAFGVAHLAQRTYGTLSSGERQRVQVARALMPDPELLLLDEPAAGLDLGGREELMAALSELAGDARSPVSVMVTHHVEEIPPGFTHGLLLRDGEVVTAGELGDVLTPQHLSNAFGLELEVERHRGRYTARAAVR
- a CDS encoding NfeD family protein, whose translation is MGWLWWIGAALIFGVIEMLTLSYVFFMLAIGALAGALLAAFDAPLWAQFATVALVSMLLLWGARPYVKGWVERTVPRTNTNVDALAGRQAIVEAEVTGIDGRVKLAGEIWSARMEEPGPPLAPGSTVVVAAIDGATAIVKPLPASPNDPQNPYPTY
- a CDS encoding SPFH domain-containing protein, whose amino-acid sequence is MNGIGGPVLTIVAILLVIFAAVTIWRAVRIVPQTVALIVERLGRYQTTFHAGLHVLIPFVDKVRAGVDLREQVVSFPPQPVITSDNLVVSIDTVLYFQVTDPKAATYEIANYITGIEQLTVTTLRNVIGSMDLEQTLTSRDQINGQLRGVLDEATGRWGIRVNRVELKSIDPPQSIQGSMEQQMRAERDRRAAILTAEGVKQSQILTAEGEKQAAILTAEGEAQAAILRAQGESRAILQVFDAIHRGKPDPRLLAYQYLQKLPEIANGESSKMWIVPTEFTAALNGITQGFGGGSSNSSFGDSGDSGGDYEHPNVEFGEHESPAMATALAEATLEDPDAALKRAQGEAQDAADVAEKASDRTSSSRVKKREAGGAAPQAESAVPPVPEAEDATRFGPPAGEQQGDGGEPGQPPQ
- a CDS encoding IS481 family transposase, with translation MSHRSARLTVHGRLLIVQRYQAGWKQAHIAAAMGVSRKCVKTWIDRYATEGEPGLQTRSSRPHTMPTKTPQEVEQTVLTARAEHRQGPDVLSPKVGVAPRTVSRILRRHRVPYLRECDPMTGEVIRSSKHTATRYERQRPGELVHMDVKKLGRIPDGGGWRANGRAATQAAKMRRGKIGYDYVHSLVDDHSRLAYCEILPDEKGATCAGFLRRAAAYFAAKGITRIERVMTDNAFAYRHSNDVKQACAELGATQKFIKPHCPWQNGKVERLNRTLATEWAYRQNFTTSTSRSAALAPWLEHYNTERRHSSLGGKPPISRLSPT
- the glgC gene encoding glucose-1-phosphate adenylyltransferase, producing MAAPRVLAIVLAGGEGKRLMPLTMDRAKPAVTFGGIYRLIDFALSNIVNSGYLRIVALTQYKSHSLNRHISTTWRMSTLLGNYVTPVPAQQRRGKNWFLGSADAIYQSLNLIDDERPDVVVIVGADNIYRMDFSQMVQQHMDSGLPLTVAGIRQPLEEADQFGVIQPDKHDPQRIGEFLEKPTDAVGIPDSPHEVLASMGNYVFDTAALVDAVTNDAADSSSSHDMGGSIVPRFVEAGLAGLYDFTFNDVPGSTDRDRNYWRDVGTVDAYYDATLDLISVNPVFNLYNDLWPLHTGYTGLAPAKFVHSEERRLGHALDSLISPGVIVSGGEVNHSVVSPFCRVNSWSTVHESVLFDGVEVGRNATVRKAILDKHVIVEPGAQVGMNEEHDRARGYWVTPGGVTVVPKGWVVRGD
- the glgA gene encoding glycogen synthase, which produces MRVEMLSREYPPHIYGGAGVHVSELARVLHGLPGVDVHVRAFDGPRGDLPEGEVPVSGYAAPPELASANAALRTLGVDLAIAADVAELGSDDLLIHSHTWYANLAGHLSAQLTGAPHVLTAHSLEPLRPWKAEQLGGGYRVSSWAEATSYAHADGIIAVSAGMRADILRSYDLDPARVHVVHNGIDLDGWRAPREDEREASAATVQRLDIAPDRPTVVFVGRITRQKGLPHLLRAARLLPDDVQLVLCAGAPDTPEIAQEVTGLVEELRQVRTAPVLWIDEMLPRHELVAVLDAATVFVCPSVYEPLGIVNLEAMAVGLPVVGTATGGIPEVVEDGVTGLLVPIEQHTDGTGTPTDPDRFEADLAQALTEVVADTATAEQMGRASRRRVEDHFSWQAVAERTLEVYRAVLG